The window gacatatataacttcaatatgaatgtataaaatgctaaaatgacttacattgtaaaacggatgaagtaattTTAATATTTAAGACTTGAATGCTCCATCATTTGCTTTTCAGCTCATCAACCGcggccaaaatttaaattaaaaaacttAAATTCAGAGttgttttttatgttttatcGTAGTTATATTGGCTTTTAAATCACGAGGAACACGTTTAAAAAATTTACACATAAATTATTGTTTTCACTAATAAGTGTTACGGTTTATAATCAGCAGTGGACGAAACGATGAAACTTGAAGTGAAGAACTGAAGATCCTGTTGAGTTGGTGGTTGGTACATTTCAAGTGAAGAACTGAAGAATCGTAGAGGGAACAATGTCGGAGATGGAAGGAGCTCTGAGATCCTGCATGGAGCAGCTGCTCATCGCCAGGGAGGAGCGGGAGCAGATCATCGTGGAGGCGGCCAGCGAGATCTCCTCGGAGAAGAAGAAAGCGCGGGAGCTCCAGcggaagctcgacgccgcgacCAAGAAGGCCGCGAAGCTCGCCGCCGAGAACAGCAGCCTCGCCAAGGCCCTCGACGCCAAGGACGCGGCGATCGGCGAGCTGAGGGAGTCCAAGTCGGCCTccgacggcgagctcgccggcgcgaGGGCGAGGCTGGACGCGGCGCAGAAGCAGGCGGCGTCGCTGCAGTACGAGGTGCGGATGCTGCAGAAGGAGCTGGAGATCAGGGGCCAGGAGCGGGAGTACGACCTCCAGTCCGTCGACGCGTCGCGCCGGCAGCAGGCGGAGAGCCAGAAGAAGATCGCGCTGCTGGAGGGCGAGTGCCAGCGGCTGCGCGCCATGGTGCGGAAGCGCCTCCCGggccccgccgccatcgccaagaTGAGGGACGAGGTGGACCAGCCGGCGACACCCAGAAGGTCGCGCTCCGTGGCGCCGATGTCGCCGCGGtccgtggcgccggcggcgccgatgacACCCATgtcgacgtcggcgcggccgatGACTCCCACCATGTCAGCGCGGCCAATGACGCCCATGTCGGCGCGGCCGATGacgccgcgccgtgccgccgcggcggagcacgagacgcccgcggcggcggccaagctGCGCGCCGTCGAGGACGAGAACAAGGCGCTGAAGCAGACGCTGGCGAAGAGGGACGCCGAGCTGCAGTTCGTGCAGATGAAGTACGCCGACGAGGCGTGCAAGCTCTCCGTGCTGCAGCGGCAGCTCAGCGAGCTGACCGAGGAGAACAAGCAGCTGAGCGACGCCCATGGCCAGACGGAGTCGTGGGCCTCCGCGCTGATCTCCGAGCTGGAGCAGTTCAGGGCCGCGAAGCTGCAGGGAGCAGCAGCATCTGAGATGAGCTTGCTCGACGATTTCGCCGAGATCGAGAGGTTGGAGATGGCTTCAGGTGGCCAAGGATTGAGATCGCCCAAGAATGCGCATTCGGAAGCGATTTCTTCAGAGAAGAATGATAAAGACACTGTCCTAGAAAATGGTATCTCTATCTCCAATGGCCAGCCTGAATGGGTTCAGGATATGTGCAAGCTTGTGATGCAGAAGCATGAAACCAGTGGGGAAAACATTGACACAATTCTTGAGGAGATAACTCGTGCATTGGATCAGAGTGCTAATAATCAGAAAGGAGATGATTTGAATGGATCATATGACTGGAGCATAATGAAGGAAATGGTGTTCAGCCTGACTGAAAAGATCACCTCTGTTATTGGCATATCTGAAGAAGGCAATGTTGCAAGTTCTCAAAAATTGCTGCTTGACAGGTCTGAATTTTGTGCTCGCCTTGAGCATTTGGTCCATGTCTGTCATGATCTACTGCATGGTAAAACTGACCTTGAAAAGTTTGTGCATGAGGTTTGTTTGGTTCTAGAGTATATAATCAACCAGTACAAGAATATATCATTCCAAGAACAACCAGACACTGTGAATAATAATACAGAGAATTTGGATGGAGAGGAATCATTTGGTAACATGAATGGTGGATGTGACATAAAAAGTCCGAAATCATCATCTGCTCCAGACATACAAACTGAAGCACTGGAAGAATCAATTCAGTCGGTAGAAGGCCGAAAAACAGATCATATTTTGGTTAACCAAGAAGAGAGTCAACTTGATGAAGAACTCACAAGAGTTATACTAGACCAGGACGAGAAAATCAGTCAGGAGAACTCAGCATCCTGTGAGATAGAAAGGTAACTAACACTGAACACATTTAATAATAATCTGTTCATGTGCAATTAAGTTAGATGAGAATGGTGAAAAATTGTGTTACCCTTTAAATTACTGAGAAATTAAGTTACTGCAATTAAGTTAGAGTACCAATTTTACTGCTACTGAGAAATTGTGTCCCATCATGCCGTTTTTTTAAATGCAGCCCCCATGATCATCCAAGTGCTGAAACCCTGGCAGAGAAAGAGGAAAAGCATTTAGCATCAGTAAGTTTCTCTGTTGCTCCTATAATTTTCAGTAATCATATGCATATCAATCATATAGGTATCTGGTATGCTTTTTTCACCATTCTCATCCATACATAATACGTTCGTCAGAACTTAATCACAAAATTTGAGCTTATGCAGAGTTCAGAGATATCAGCAGCGGCTGAGAAGCTTGCAGAGTGTCAGGAAACCATCACAAATCTAAGCAGGCAGCTGCGAGCTCTCAAGAGTCCGGCGGTTTCAGGCAATCTAGACAGCCCAATGTCCAACTCCAGACCAAGCTCATCTGACTACAAGCCCCAGTCACTTGCATGCATTCTTGCTGAAGGGGAGGACTCCAGCACTGAGGATGCCATTTCTCCTGCAACCAAAGAGGTGCACTCCAAGAAAGAGCCTGATGCTGCATCACGGAAAAGCGTAGCACAAGATGGTAGTGTTAATGCTGCCCTCAAAGCTGTCGAAGAGGAATTAACACAAACCGTTGTTCATCCGATCTTCCCAGAGCCATCCCAAGAGATTATTTCTGCTGATCTCAAGAAGAAGAGACGGAGCCCCAGCTTGCTGGGCAGGATAATGTTCAGAAAGAAAGTGGAAGGCAGCTAGGTCATGCTGCTGATCTGGTGGATGCACTGTGCTGGTAAAAGCTTGCAAAATCTAGTAGCGCTCCACCACTATGCTGTCACTGGAGATTTCGACTTTGAACGAACGAGCTTGTTCTGTTTGTTGAGCATTCCTGTTCCTTAGGGTGCAACCTTTTTGGACACGTATTCTGTCACAGAGACTGATGACTTGTGGTAAGAGACTCTGAGCACATGATCTGTATCGGTTTTCCTTGACATGGacaaattttctttttgtaTTTATGGCCTCCATGGTTGTGTAAATGTTAATTTAATAAGTTAAAAATTTGTTCTTGTTCACTGGAATACGTACATGCAATTCTTTTTTTCTGTCTGAGCGGCTCCAAGTTTCAAGACCTCTCTATACTGTTTGGAAAAATCCATACACCGACATGAGATTACAGGTACAGAAGTAgagattttggaaaaaaaaaatatatcacaaattcacaaataaAAAGCATTGGAGATGGATtgcttctgaattctgatactGCAGAGGCAGATATCCATTGTGCCTTTTGAAACCACAATAGCGATCTACTGTTAGTTGCCCCGTAGTTGTAGCCATTTGAATGCAAAAGCATTTCAAGATTCTTTTAGGTAGGGTGAGGTCGCCACCAGTACTCATCCCAAGAAGGATTCTCTCATCACAGGGATGTGACCTTCTGACTTTGCATAGTATACTACTACTATATTTACTTTATAAACAGCTGAAAAATACCAATCATGCTTTCCtttcaaataaataaaaaatcatgCCGGTGATTGTCGTAATCATTTACGAGGTGTACAGTACATCACCGGCCCAGCTGATCTCAACAGAAAGAAGCACAATTGGCGTAGGCCTCATCATCTAGAAGCAATACGTCAAAACTTATCCCGAGTCAGCAGCACAAAGGATGGCCATATTCAGATATTCTAAAGGCGGCCGTGACAGGATAGAAGGCAACACCATCAAGCCACTGGGGTTTCCAGACGCTGACCGATcccaaaaacaaacaaaagtctGAAGCACTAATATACTTGCGTCAAATACAAAAGAACGGCATCACTGCGTCTGCATGCTACTGACAATTTTCTCAAGGCTTTATATTCCTCGAGTCATTTGCGTTGCAGTTGCAGACACCTGGATGCAGTTCTGCTCCAATAATTAGATTATCATTCAGGTTGCAGACAGGAACTCATCCAGGCCCGGTGATGCCTGGGACGGCAAGAGCTTgtctttttctttcattttttttgtgttattTTTCTGCTGCTGATAGACTGATGATGGCAATTGTTTGTCACTTGTCAGTCATGTACTCTGCCTTGTACCTTTTGTTGCTGGATAGCGTTATTCGGCAACGTAGCCATGTTATCGTGTCTTATCCTGTAatacatccgtcccaaaatatagctatttctagcacagtactttgttctaaaataaagctatttttctacctaccttctcctctcaaccaatcacaactattctttttttacctattttctcttttcaaccaatcacacaccttcttcaatcattctcatctactttcttaataccgtgccaacctcaaaaatacttacattttaggacggaggaagtaggctTTCTTTGGGTTGTAATGCAGGCCAAATGGCAACTTGTAGAATGGTTTCAGATCCTTCACGCCGCGTTTGGTTTCTGAAGGGGACTGAGATTTCGTCTCCTTCCCATTTGGTTATAGTTATCTGTTTATCACCACAAGTTTACTGTTTGCTTGTGTTCTTGGTCCAATTCAGACTGCTGCAGTGCTGCTTTCTTGACCTGCAGCTCATCCAAATTCCATGTATACTTTTCTTGCCATGGTTATCCTTTGTAACACTAAACTGTTTCTGCGCCTGCGTTGAAAGTTGATCTGCGTGTGACGCGTTCATGTATTGTACCTTAAACTTCATCACAAACTTGTTTCACTAATTTGTCAAAGTTTTGCTttttgcaagtttgcaaccGTAGGAACTGATAGTACAAATGATCAAGGACAGAAGAAGATGCCATTCTCAGCCATGCAATTTTGTACTTCAACAACTGagtcttttatttttttgaaattgaAGCTCTTCCCCGATCCTTTTCTCATCTTTATTCCAGATTATAGTTACAGAATCTACC of the Oryza sativa Japonica Group chromosome 2, ASM3414082v1 genome contains:
- the LOC4329978 gene encoding filament-like plant protein 7 — its product is MSEMEGALRSCMEQLLIAREEREQIIVEAASEISSEKKKARELQRKLDAATKKAAKLAAENSSLAKALDAKDAAIGELRESKSASDGELAGARARLDAAQKQAASLQYEVRMLQKELEIRGQEREYDLQSVDASRRQQAESQKKIALLEGECQRLRAMVRKRLPGPAAIAKMRDEVDQPATPRRSRSVAPMSPRSVAPAAPMTPMSTSARPMTPTMSARPMTPMSARPMTPRRAAAAEHETPAAAAKLRAVEDENKALKQTLAKRDAELQFVQMKYADEACKLSVLQRQLSELTEENKQLSDAHGQTESWASALISELEQFRAAKLQGAAASEMSLLDDFAEIERLEMASGGQGLRSPKNAHSEAISSEKNDKDTVLENGISISNGQPEWVQDMCKLVMQKHETSGENIDTILEEITRALDQSANNQKGDDLNGSYDWSIMKEMVFSLTEKITSVIGISEEGNVASSQKLLLDRSEFCARLEHLVHVCHDLLHGKTDLEKFVHEVCLVLEYIINQYKNISFQEQPDTVNNNTENLDGEESFGNMNGGCDIKSPKSSSAPDIQTEALEESIQSVEGRKTDHILVNQEESQLDEELTRVILDQDEKISQENSASCEIESPHDHPSAETLAEKEEKHLASSSEISAAAEKLAECQETITNLSRQLRALKSPAVSGNLDSPMSNSRPSSSDYKPQSLACILAEGEDSSTEDAISPATKEVHSKKEPDAASRKSVAQDGSVNAALKAVEEELTQTVVHPIFPEPSQEIISADLKKKRRSPSLLGRIMFRKKVEGS